The Kitasatospora paranensis genome has a window encoding:
- the murJ gene encoding murein biosynthesis integral membrane protein MurJ, whose amino-acid sequence MTMHTTDESSDSYAYADPPTMALRKIPAQPPQAGQPAAPGQPPAPAVPAQRQDETGRSPEPATSTGRSGLIMALGTLSSRALGFIRSSMIVAALGAGPVGDAFNIGNSLPNVVYMMLMGGVLASVFVPELVHAAQTHKDGGVAYTDRLLTLCGVILVVLTVGAWLAAPTIADFYSGYPDGPQRDLTIAFARYCLPQIFFYGVFTLLGQVLNSRDRFGAMMWTPVLNNVVAIGVFGLYIAIGASARDAGEMTSGQTMLLGLGSTLGIVVQAVGLLPSLRSSGFRWRPRFDWKGAGLTKPLRAATWALLLVVVTQLSFAVITQLTARAGALADGSGLKEMGLGFVGYNSAYQLFVVPQGVITISLVTALLPGMTRAATAGRLSQIGSDLAGMLRSSAAMIITASVLFIALAPQITAIAYGHGRTTPAATWVIAQTLIAFAIGMPAFCAQYALARGFYAMGDARTPFWLTTVTTGANAGLACLAYALLGPRWIIIGMAGAQTVACLISVAITGWALGRRLRRPVAPAAGAPAAAPDATMQLGLRRGRPHSGLDGGSVVALHLSLAAACAPGALAAVWIGGRINDSLGNGLLSNTVGLAAGSLTVLLSLFVLARPFGAGTSVAPLARKLRIPYPEPAAATGNGKHRR is encoded by the coding sequence ATGACCATGCACACGACGGACGAGTCCTCCGACTCGTACGCGTACGCCGACCCGCCCACCATGGCGCTGCGCAAGATCCCCGCCCAGCCCCCGCAGGCCGGCCAGCCGGCCGCGCCCGGGCAGCCGCCGGCCCCGGCCGTACCGGCCCAGCGCCAGGACGAGACCGGCCGGAGCCCGGAGCCCGCGACCTCGACCGGCCGCAGCGGCCTGATCATGGCCCTGGGCACGCTGTCGTCCCGCGCCCTCGGCTTCATCCGCAGCTCGATGATCGTTGCCGCGCTGGGCGCCGGCCCCGTCGGCGACGCCTTCAACATCGGCAACTCGCTGCCGAACGTCGTCTACATGATGCTCATGGGCGGTGTCCTCGCCTCGGTCTTCGTGCCGGAGCTGGTCCACGCCGCCCAGACGCACAAGGACGGCGGCGTCGCCTACACCGACCGCCTGCTCACCCTGTGCGGCGTCATCCTCGTGGTGCTGACCGTCGGCGCCTGGCTGGCCGCACCCACCATCGCGGACTTCTACTCCGGGTACCCGGACGGGCCGCAGCGCGACCTGACCATCGCATTCGCCCGCTACTGCCTGCCGCAGATCTTCTTCTACGGCGTCTTCACCCTGCTCGGCCAGGTGCTCAACTCGCGGGACCGCTTCGGCGCGATGATGTGGACCCCCGTCCTCAACAACGTCGTCGCCATTGGCGTCTTCGGCCTCTACATCGCGATCGGCGCCAGCGCCCGCGACGCAGGTGAGATGACCTCGGGCCAGACCATGCTGCTGGGCCTCGGCAGCACCCTGGGCATCGTCGTGCAGGCCGTGGGCCTGCTGCCGTCGCTGCGCTCGTCCGGCTTCCGCTGGCGCCCGCGCTTCGACTGGAAGGGCGCCGGCCTCACCAAACCCCTCCGCGCGGCCACCTGGGCCCTGCTCCTGGTCGTCGTCACCCAGCTCTCCTTCGCCGTCATCACGCAGCTCACGGCCCGCGCCGGCGCCCTCGCCGACGGCAGCGGCCTGAAGGAGATGGGCCTGGGCTTCGTCGGCTACAACAGCGCCTACCAGCTCTTCGTGGTCCCGCAGGGCGTCATCACCATCTCGCTGGTGACCGCCCTGCTGCCCGGCATGACCCGCGCGGCGACCGCCGGCCGGCTCTCGCAGATCGGCTCGGACCTCGCGGGCATGCTCCGCTCGTCCGCCGCGATGATCATCACCGCCTCGGTCCTGTTCATCGCACTGGCCCCGCAGATCACCGCCATCGCGTACGGCCACGGGCGGACAACGCCCGCCGCGACCTGGGTCATTGCGCAGACCCTGATCGCCTTCGCGATCGGCATGCCGGCCTTCTGCGCGCAGTACGCCCTCGCCCGCGGCTTCTACGCCATGGGCGACGCCCGGACCCCGTTCTGGCTGACCACGGTGACCACCGGCGCGAACGCCGGCCTCGCGTGTCTCGCCTACGCGCTGCTCGGCCCGCGCTGGATCATCATCGGCATGGCCGGCGCCCAGACGGTGGCCTGCCTGATCAGTGTCGCGATCACGGGCTGGGCCCTCGGCCGCCGCCTGCGCCGTCCGGTCGCACCCGCGGCCGGCGCCCCCGCGGCCGCTCCGGACGCCACTATGCAGCTCGGGCTCCGCCGGGGACGCCCGCACAGCGGCCTGGACGGCGGCTCGGTGGTGGCCCTGCACCTGTCGCTCGCCGCGGCCTGCGCCCCCGGTGCGCTGGCGGCGGTCTGGATCGGCGGCCGGATCAACGACAGCCTGGGCAACGGCCTGCTGAGCAACACCGTCGGCCTCGCGGCCGGTTCGCTCACCGTGCTGCTGTCGCTGTTCGTGCTGGCCCGCCCGTTCGGTGCGGGCACCTCGGTGGCGCCGCTCGCCCGCAAGCTGCGCATCCCGTACCCGGAGCCCGCGGCAGCCACCGGCAACGGCAAGCACCGCCGCTAG